A segment of the Geoglobus ahangari genome:
GCCAGCGAATGCTGACAGGGTGATGAGGGTGGCGAAGCTGGCGAAGGAGGTTCCGGAGCTGCAGCCGTTTCTGACAGATGTTCCGCTTGAGGTGAACGAGGCCATAGACAGCGGGGAGTTCGTGCTCATTGAGGGTACTCAGGGGTTCGCGCTCAGCCTGTACTACGGCACCTACCCGTACGTGACGTCCAAGGACACCTCCGCATCTCAGATGGCCGCTGATGTTGGGGTTGGCCCCACCAAGATAGAGGATGTGGTCGTTGTGTTCAAGACCTTCCCCACGAGGGTTGGCGCCGGGCCATTTCCAACGGAGATGAGTCAGGAGGAGGCGGAGAAGCTCGGCATTGTGGAGTACGGGACTGTGACCGGAAGGAGGAGGAGAGTTGGCTGGTGGGACGGCGAACTCGCGAGGTACTCTGCGATGGTGAACGGGGCGACGCAGATAGCCATAACCGGAATAGACAGGCTCGACAAGGAGTGCTTTGGTGTGAGGGAGTGGGAGAAGCTGACACCCAAGGCCAAGGAGTTCGTGGAGAGAGTTGAGGATGACACTGGCGTACCAGTTACGCTCATCTCAACCGGCCCTTCCTTAGAGCAGATAATCGACCTGAGGAGCGAGAAGCTGTAAAAATGTGGGTTGAATTATTCTCCTTTTATTCCCCGAGGATTGACGAGAAGTAGTCGTGGTGCGCCTCCTCCTCTTCGAGGATCTGCTCGAAGAGCTTTGCTGTTGTGTAGTCTTCTTCTTCCATGGCCTTCTTTATGATCTTCCTGTAGAGCTCTATAGCCTCCTCCTCAGCCTTCTTGTCGAGCTCGATCATCTCCCTCACGGTTTTCCCGATCGTTATCTGGTCTGGAGTGGTTGTTGGCTCTCCTCCGAGGTAGCTAAGCCTCTCGGCGATGAGCTCCGCGTGTCTCATCTCCACGAGCGCTATTGCCCTGAGCTGGGCCTTCACCACCTCTCCCTCAAAGCCCTTCGCGAGGACATGCTGCCACATGTACTGGATGGACACCTGCATCTCCCTGGCGATCGCCCTGTTGAGCAACTCCCTAAGCTCGTCGCTAACCATAAGCAACACCCACATGAAGTTTGGTTCAGGAACTATTTAAAGCCTTGCCCGCTCTCCTGCTGGCAATGCCTTGGATCTCACACCAGCTGTCCGAATCTGCTGGCAATCAAAAACTTTAATAGTTGCGGAAAGAGTGGTTGTGCGTTATGAGGAGGAGCCTTCTTGACATTCTCGCATGCCCTACCTGCAAGGGCGAGCTGAGGCTTGAGGTTCACGAGGAAAATGAGGAAGAGGTGCTTTTCGGCAGGCTGATATGCGACAGCTGTGGTGTAGACTACCCGATTGAGAACGGGATACCGAACCTTCTTCCGGTGGAGCTGAGGGAGAAGCTATGAAGTTCATCGTGGTTACCGGAGGAGTGATGAGCGGTCTCGGAAAGGGGATCACAGCCGCGAGCATAGGCAGAATCCTCGTTGACATGGGCTACAGGGTGATCCCCATCAAAATAGACCCCTACATCAACATCGACGCCGGAACCATGAACCCGTTCCAGCACGGAGAGGTCTACGTGCTGAAAGATGGAACAGAGGTCGACCTCGACCTCGGCCACTACGAGAGGTTCATCGGCATAGAGCTCACCGGAGACCACAACATCACGACCGGCAAGATATACAGGAACGTCATCGAGAAGGAGAGGAAGGGGGAGTACTTGGGCCAGACTGTTCAGATAATCCCCCACGTAACTGATGAGATCAAGAGGTGGATCAGGGACGTGGCGAGGAGGAATGATGCCGACATATGCCTTGTGGAGGTTGGAGGTACTGTTGGAGACATAGAGAGCATGCCTTTCCTCGAGGCGATAAGGCAGATGCACAACGAGGAGAGGGAGGAGGACTTTCTGCTCGTTCATGTGACTCTAATTCCACTGGACAGCGGTGGGGAGCAGAAGACCAAGCCCACCCAGCACAGCGTGAAGGAGCTGAGGAGCCTCGGTCTCCATCCAGACGTGATAGTCGGGAGGTGCAAGGAGGAGCTCCTCGAATCAACGAAGAGGAAGATCTCGCTCTTCTGCGATGTGCCTGTTGAGGCTGTCATAAGCGCGAAGGATGCAGACGACATATACGAGGTTCC
Coding sequences within it:
- a CDS encoding adenylosuccinate synthetase encodes the protein MTATIVVGGFWGDEGKGKIIAHIAHSDRPKIIARGGVGPNAGHTVEFNGKKYGVRMLPSGFVYRDAKLLVGAGVLVNPQVFLDEVKTLGVEDRARVDFRCAIIEQRHIEADRSSEHLSGKIGSTGSGCGPANADRVMRVAKLAKEVPELQPFLTDVPLEVNEAIDSGEFVLIEGTQGFALSLYYGTYPYVTSKDTSASQMAADVGVGPTKIEDVVVVFKTFPTRVGAGPFPTEMSQEEAEKLGIVEYGTVTGRRRRVGWWDGELARYSAMVNGATQIAITGIDRLDKECFGVREWEKLTPKAKEFVERVEDDTGVPVTLISTGPSLEQIIDLRSEKL
- a CDS encoding ferritin-like domain-containing protein, translated to MVSDELRELLNRAIAREMQVSIQYMWQHVLAKGFEGEVVKAQLRAIALVEMRHAELIAERLSYLGGEPTTTPDQITIGKTVREMIELDKKAEEEAIELYRKIIKKAMEEEDYTTAKLFEQILEEEEAHHDYFSSILGE
- a CDS encoding methytransferase partner Trm112; protein product: MRRSLLDILACPTCKGELRLEVHEENEEEVLFGRLICDSCGVDYPIENGIPNLLPVELREKL